The window TATCGCAAGGTGACGGGCAACGGCGCGCTGGCGTTGGGTTTTGTCACCGCGGCGCGCAAGATGGGCAAGCCGTTGTTCTACGGCACGTATCCCATCACCCCGGCCAGCGACATCCTCCACGCCCTGGCCCTGCTGCGCAATTTCGACGTGCGCACCTTCCAGGCCGAGGACGAGATCGCCGCGATGGGTTCGGTCATCGGCGCGGCCTTCGGCGGCGCGCTGGCCGTGACCGGCACCAGCGGCCCCGGTATCGCCCTCAAAAGCGAGGGCATGAACCTGGCCGTGGCCCTGGAGCTGCCGATGGTCATCGTCAACGTGCAGCGCGGCGGCCCCAGCACCGGTCTGCCGACCAAGGTGGAGCAATCCGACCTGTTGCAGGCCATGTTCGGCCGCAACGGCGAAAGCCCCATCGCTATCATCGCCCCCTATAGCCCGTCCGACTGCTTCGACGCGGCCATCGAGGCTTGCCGGCTGGCCGTGCGGGCCATGACGCCGGTGATGATCCTGTCCGACGGCTTTCTGGCCAACAGTTCCGAGCCGTGGATGATCCCCGACTCGGCCGATATCCCGCCCATTGAATTCAGTCATCCGACCGGCAACGGCGAAACCTTCCTGCCCTACCGGCGGGACGAGGAAACGTTGGCCCGGCCGTGGGCGCTGCCCGGCACGCCGGGGCTGGAGCACCGCATCGGCGGCCTGAGCAAGGCCCCGGTGACGGGCAACGTCTCCTATAACCCGCTGCACCACGAGCAGATGGTCCACGACCGGGCGGAGAAGATCGCCCGCCTGGCCGACATACTCCCCGAACAGGAAGTGTTTGGCCCGCAGTCAGGCGAGTTGTTGCTAGTCAGTTGGGGCGGCACCTACGGCGCGGTGCGTTCGGCCGTGGTCGAGGCCCAGCGGCGCGGCTTGCCGGTGGCCCATGCCCATGTGCGCTACATCAACCCGTTTCCGCGCAACCTGCGCGACGTGCTCAGCCGCTACCGGCAGGTGATCGTGCCCGAATTGAACGGCGGGCAGATGGCCTTCCTGCTGCGCGGGCGCTACGCCCTGAACATCCAGGCCTACACCAAGGTTCACGGCCGGCCGTTCTCCATCAGCGAGATCGGGCGCCGGATTGAGCAGGCGTTGGAGAGATGAGAAATTATCGTTGAAGGGTAGCGAGTAGCGGGTAGCGGGTGGCAAGTCGCTCTGCCAACGCCACCCGCCACCCGCCACTCGCCACCCTTTAGCGTTGCGATGCGGATAATAACCATGACGACTGATACCATACCCATGCCCACCCTCTCCCGCCAGGACTTCGTGTCCGATCAGACCGTGCGCTGGTGCCCCGGCTGCGGCGATTACGCCATCCTGGCGACGATCCAGAAAGCGCTGCCCGAATTGGGCATCCCGCGCGAAAACATCGTGTTCATCAGCGGCATCGGCTGCTCCAGCCGCTTCCCGTACTATATGAACACCTACGGCATCCACAGCATCCACGGCCGCGCCCCCACGCTGGCGACCGGCCTGGCTATCGCCAACCCCGACCTGTCCATCTGGGTCGTCACCGGCGATGGCGACGGCCTGTCGATCGGCGGCAATCACCTGCTCCACGCCCTGCGGCGCAATGTGAACCTCAACATCATCCTGTTCAACAACCGCATCTATGGCCTGACTAAGGGGCAGTATTCGCCCACGTCGCGGGTGGGGGCCAAGACCGGCTCATCACCGATGGGCACGTTCGAGCACCCCATCAACCCCATCGGTTTGGCGCTGGCGGCCGAGGCGACCTTCGTGGGCCGCTCCATCGACGCCCACACCCAACATCTGGGCGAGGTGCTGCTCCAGGCGGCCCGCCACCACGGCTCATCGTTCGTCGAGGTCTATCAGAATTGCGTCATCTTCAACCCCACCGAGTGGGAAGGGCTGGACGACCGCCGCACCCGGGACGACAACATCCTCTACCTGGAGCACGGCAAGCCGATGATCTTCGGCAAGAACCGCGATCGCGGCATCCGGCTCAACGGCTTCACCCCGGAGATCGTCATGCTGGGCGATGGCGTCACTGAGGCCGATCTCGTCGTCCACGACACCGAATCGACCGAGTTGGGCTTCATCCTGAGCAACATGGAATTCCCCACGCCGATGGGCGTCTTCCGCAGCGTCAGCGAGCATCCCACCTATACCGACAGCCTGATGGCCCAGATCGCCGAAGCGCAGGCCAAACGGGGCCGGGGCAATCTGGACGAACTCTACCGCGCCGCCGATCTGTGGACGGTCGTGCCGCAGGAGCCGAACGAGCCGATTGAGTCCCACATTTCCGGCCGCATGGCCGAAGAACTGGATGACGAATACATTGATCGGCTGCAAGGCACGGGGATGCCCACGCCCAAGACCAATGTGCAGGATCGGCTAGTCGAGCACACCGTGTCCTCGCTGGCCGCCCACGCCCCGGTCGAGGTGGACGCCCACACGTCGCTGGCTAAGGCCATCCGCCAGATGAACAGCCACAACATCGGCTGCGTCATGGTGACCGACGAGAATGCCCGCCTCATCGGCATCTTCACCGAGCGCGACGTGCTCATGCGCGTGGCCGGTCTCGTCAATGACCTGTCGGCGGCGACGGTCGAGGGCTTTATGACGCCCGAGCCGGTAGCCGTCGGCCCCGACACGCCGATTGCCCACGCGTTGCACCTGATGGCCGTCCACGGCTTCCGCCACCTGCCGCTGGTCGACGACGGCCACCGGCCGGTGGGCCTTATCTCGTTCCGGGACGTGGTTCATCACCTGCATAGCGCCAATGTGACCGTTCCTTAGTACGCTATCGGCAATCATACTGAGGTTTGTAGTAAGCAACTTTAGTTGCGTTCCCCGCGCGGACTCCTGTACGCCGAGGACTCTGTTGCAGATTTACAAATGAATGCGGTTTAGGGGCGAGCCGGCGGCGATGGACAAGATGGAAACCAACCACCTTGTCTCGCCGCCGCCTCGCCCTTCTTTTGCCGCGACCGAAGAGAGGTCAGGCAACCGTCGCACGCAGCGCACGCGGGCGCGGCCGATGGTTGTCATGAAGGAGAAATCACATGGGTAATGGAATGATTAAAGAAGCGCCGCCGGCGCAACAAAGCGACCCGGCCGATGGCCTGAGCGCCAACGATGGAACCATCGTCAACGATTTTTCCATCGTCGTCGCCACGGCCAACGGCACCGGCAGCCAGACGGCCAACATGGCAATCCTGCGCGCGCTGTTCAAGATGGGCATCCCCGTCAACGGCAAGAATATCTTCCCGTCCAACATCCAGGGCTTGCCGACGTGGTACCACATCCGGCTGAGCAAGGACGGCTACACCGCCCGCCGCCATACGTCGGAGATTCTGGTGGCTTTCAATCAGACCACGGTCGTCCAGGACATCCAGACGCTGCCGCCGGGCGGCATCTGCCTCTACAACGCCGATTGGCGCTCCATTCCCCAGCGCGACGACGTGACCTACTACGCCGTGCCGGTCAACGAGTTCATCCGCGATTCGGGCATGAAGGGCAAGCTGAAGGACTATCTGTCTAACATGGCCTACGTCGGCGCGCTGGCCCATTTGCTGGCGATTCCGCTGGAGCGGCTGGACGATGCCCTGCTGTTCCTGTTCAAGGGCAAGCGGCGCACGGTCGATTCCAACATGGCCGTCGTGCGCGTCGCCTACGAGTGGGCCGCGGCCAACCTGACCGCCGCCCACCCCTACCGCGTCGCGCCGATGAACGAGACCGAGGGGCTGATTATGATGACCGGCAACGAGGCGGCGGCGCTGGGGGCCGTCTTCGGCGGCGTCACCTTCGCCGCCTGGTATCCCATCACCCCCTCCACCAGCGTCATCGACGCCCTCAACGGCTATCTGGCGCAGATGCGCCGCGACCCGGCCACGGGCGAGGCCACCTACGCCGTGGTGCAGGCCGAGGACGAGCTGGCCGCCGTCGGCATGATCATCGGCGCGGGCTTCGCCGGAGCGCGGGCCATGACGGCCACCTCCGGCCCCGGCATCTCGCTCATGGCCGAATACGTTGGCCTGGGCTACTTCGCCGAAGTGCCGGCCGTCATCTGGGACATCCAGCGCGTCGGCCCCAGCACCGGCCTGCCCACCCGCACCAGCCAGGGGGACGTGCTCTTCACCTACTACCTGGGCCACGGCGACACCAAGAATGTCATCCTGCTGCCGTCGTCGTTGCGCGAGTGCTTCGATTTCGGCTACATGGCTTTCGACCTGGCCGACACACTGCAAACGCCGGTCTTCGTCCTCAGCGATCTCGATCTGGGCATGAACAACTGGATGTCGGAACCGTTCGACTACCCGGCCGAGCCGCTGAAGCGCGGCAAGGTGTTGTCGGCGGCCGACGTGGCCGAGCGCGGTTTCGCCCGCTACCGCGACCTCGACGGCGACGGCATCCCCTATCGCACCCTGCCCGGCAACGAGCACCCGCTGGCGGCCTACTTCGCCCGCGGCACGGGCCACAACGACGCCGCCGTCTATAGCGAGCGGCCCGACGATTGGCGCAACAACATGGCCCGGCTGGCGCGCAAATTCGACACGGCCCGCTCGCTGGTTCCCGGCCCGGTCATCGACGAGGTGGAAGGGGCCGAGATCGGCATCATCGCCTACGGCACGACCCGCCCGGCCATCGACGAAGCCCGCGACCGGCTGGCGGCCGACGGCATCGCCACCAGTTTGCTGCGGCTGCGCGCCCTGCCCATCAACGGCGAGGTCGAAGCGTTCATCGCCCGCCACGAGCGGGTCTACGTCATCGAGATGAACCGCGACGGCCAACTGCAAACCATCCTGCGCGCCGAGTTGCCCGAAGTGGCGACCCGGCTGGAGTCGCTGGCCCTGCTCGACGGCATGCCCCTGACCGCCCGCTGGGTGGTCGAGGCGATCATGGCCGCCGAGCAAGACCGGCCGCGCCGCGCCCCCACCCGGCGGGAGGGGTCAGCGGAGGGCGCGACCGAGCTGGACCTGCCCGGCGACGGTTCGCTCTCGCCCGGCAACGGCCTGCCCCGCGGCGATAGCGGTCTGACCGATATGGGGCATGATGGGCATAATCGGGAAGTGATTGCGGGCGAGGGGTAGCGAGTAGCGGGTGGCGAGTAGCAAGTGACGGGTGGCGGCAGTTCGCCGACCGCTGACCGCTGACTAACGACCGACAACTAAAAAAGGGTAAACAAATGACTGAAACCACAACACCACGCGCCGGCCGGGTGAATGCCATCGGGCTGGCCCAGGCTGATTACAAGGGGCTGCCCTCGACGCTGTGCCAGGGCTGCGGCCACAACTCCATCGCCAATCAGATCGTGCAGGTGGCCTACGAACTGAACGTGCGCCCGGCCGAGGTGCTCAAGCTGAGCGGCATCGGCTGCTCCAGCAAATCGCCGGCCTACTTTCTGGGCGGCAGCTTCGGCTTCAATACGCTCCACGGCCGCATGCCCTCGCTGGCGACCGGGGCGCTGCTGGGCAACCATGCCATGCGGGCCATCGCCGTCAGCGGCGACGGCGACACGGCCAGCATCGGCCTGGGGCAGTTCAAGCACCTGCTGCGCCGCAACGTGCGCATGGTCTACGTCGTGGAGAACAACGGCGTCTATGGCCTGACCAAAGGGCAGTTCTCGGCCACGGCCGACGAGGGGCAGGAACTCAAGTACGCCGGCACCAACGACTTCCCGCCCATCGACATCTGCATGGAAGCCATCCTGGCCGGCTGCGGCTTTGTGGCCCGCTCCTTTTCCGGCGATGCCCAGCAGGTGCGCGAATTGATGAAGGCCGCCCTCAGCCATCGCGGCACGGCCGTGCTGGACATCATCAGCCCGTGCGTGGCCTTCAACAACGAGGACACCTCCACCAAGAGCTATAGCTACGGTAAGGAGCACGAGATCCCGCTGCACGGCATCGGCTTCGTGCCCAAGGAAGCGGAGATCAGCATCGAGGCCTATGAGCCGGGCGAGATGCGCGTCGTGGCGATGCACGACGGCTCGCTGATCAAGCTGCGCAAGCTGGAAACGGACTACGACCCCACCGACCGCATGGGGGCCATGCACCGCCTGCAATGGGCGCAGGAGAAGCAGGAGTTCATCACCGGCCTGCTCTATCTGGACGAGTCGCGGCCGAATCTGGCCGAGCACGCGCGGTTGGGGGAGACGCCGTTGAATGCGTTGGAGGAGAAGCGGGTGCGGCCGGGGGCGGCTGTGTTGGCGGAAATGATGGGTAGTCTAATGTAATTAGGCGATAAAAAAGGGCCGATGCGCTAGTGCGCATCGGCTCTTTTAGTTTGCCTGGAAAACCAGAGTGCTCACGCTGGTTCCACACCTCGCCCAAATGAGTCAACCAAGATTCGGGCTGTCTCATCTGATACGTCAATCAGCACAAAATAATCGGTCGGATAAAGATAGTCTTCCCCACTCTCATCGATGACGCGCAAATCCCCATCCGCCTGAGCATCTATATCAGGCAGAACCCGATAGGTCTTATGCAATTCAAGCGATGCCGGATATTCACTATTATCGATACAGATCGCGAATTGATTGCTCATTGGGTTAGTCTAGGTATCTCTTGCGTTTGATTTCCTTTCTGCCGATGCCATGTGCCTCATACCAATGAAGTTCAGCATGACGAATTCTGCCGTTGCGTAATTCTATATAAGCTCTGCCTTTCAATTTTCGCCAACGGCCTGGGCCATATTGGTTTCGAAGACGGTCGATGTCAATAATAGCATCACCGATCGCAATAATTTCAATCTCGGTTATTTTGCTAACAATCTCGAATGGTGCCACATTATTTACACCTGCGATTGACAAATAGAGAGTACATTATTTTGTCGTGAGTTTCAATACAAAACGGCCCGGCGTTTAGATAACGCCGGGCCGTTCCTAGATAATCAGAAGCAGCGCGATTTACTCAGCCGCTTCCTGCACGTCCATCAACTCCACCTCAAACACCAGCGTCGCGCCGGGCGGGATGATGCCGCTGCCGGTGTCGCCGTAGCCCAAGGCGGCCGGGATGACCAGCTGGCGGATGCCGCCGACCTTCATGCCGAGCACGCCCTCTTCCCAACCGGGGATGACCGCGCCCGTGCCCAGCGTGAACGGGAAGGGCACACCGCTATCGATCGAGCTGTCGAACTTCACGTTGTCGGTCAGCCAGCCGGTGTAGTTCACCGTCACGGTGTTGCCCGTTTCGGCCGTCGTCCCGTCGCCCACGACGATGTCGTAGTAGCGCAGGCCGCTCTCGGTCTCGGTGAAGTCGCCCTCATCGATCTCCGTCGGCAGCAGCAGCGGCTTGACCTCAACCAGTTCCACTTCCATGATCAGCGTGGAGTTGGGCGGGATACGGCCGCCGCCGGCCTCGCCCAGCGCCAGATCGGGCGGGATGACCAGGTAGCGCTTGCCGCCCGGCCGCATGGTCGATACGCCCTCGTCCCAGCCGGGGAAGACGCCCATCTCGCTGCCCAGGGTGAAGGTCAGCGGCTCGCCCTGCGTGTCCGATGAGGCCACGTACTCCTCGCCTTCCTGCAACCAGGCGGCATAATTCACGACCACGTCCTGACCCGCGACGGGCATGTCGCCCTCGCCTTCGACGATGTCGAAGTATTGCAGGCCGCTATCGGTCGTGGTCAGGTCGCCCTCATCGACGGCCGTCGGCGTGGGCGGGGCCACGGCCGTCAGCAGTTCCACGTCCATCGTAATCGTCGCATCGGGCGGGATAACGCCGCCCGCGCCCTCGGCGCCAAAGGCCAGGGCGGGCGGGATGATCAGGCGCACTTTGCCGCCTTCCTTCATCAACAAGACGCCTTCCAGCCAGCCGGGGAACAGGTCGGCCTCGGTCAGGGTGGCCGTAATCGGCGCGCCCTCGGCGACGGTGTCGGCGAAGACCGTGCCGTCTTCCAACATGCCCATAATATTCATCGTCACCAGATCGCCCGGCTCGGGGGTGCGGCCGTCGCCGGCGCGAATCTCGACTATGCGCAGACCGGTCTCGGTGTCGGTGATGGGGCCATCAACTTCGGGAATGCCCGCCGCTGCTTCGCCCTCGGTGGCCGTCTCTTCGCCGGCCGCGGCTTCTTCTTCCGTCGTCGTTTCTTCGGACGGGTTGGCCGCTTCCGCCTCGGCGGTCATCTGGTCGGCCTGCTCCGTGGAAACGGCCGGGCCGCACGCGGCCAGCAACAACAGGATCGTGAGCAATGCAGCCCACATGGTAATCGCAACTCTCTTCTTCATTTGTAACGTCTCAAAGCTCCTTCTATGGAAAAAATCCGGCGACCGGTGTGTTTTAGACAGCCGAATAGTGCCAAACGTCTAATAATACTATCCTCGCCCCTTCTCCTGTGCCACTTTCCCCTAAGTGTACTTATCAATCCATAAATATAGCGCCACTGGTATAATGGGGCCATGTTTATGCCTCAAGAGACTCGTCGGCTCGCCTATCGCTTTCTGGCCGTGGCGGCGCTTCTGATCTTCTTCGCCCTGGCCCTGGACACCGCCGGGCGCAAGGCCGTCACCACCGACGAACCGCTCCATCTGACGCACAGCATCGCCATGCTACAAACGGGTCTTATGTCCATCCCGGAGATGCATACCCCCCTCACCTACCAACTGATCGGCCGATTATTAGCCACGGAGCCGCCCTTGCCCGACGTAACGGCCCTGGACAGTTGGCCGACGCTGAACCCGTTCGTTATCAGTCGCGAACTTATCTGGCGCGACGATGTCGCCACGGACCGCATCGTCTGGCTCGGCCGTTTCGTTGTCGCCGGCATGGGTGTCTTGCTCGGCGCGCTGATGGCGGCCTGGACGTGGACTCTGTCTCGCGGGCACTTGCCGACCGTGGCCGGCCTTCTGTCGCTATACGCCCTGGCGCCTAACCTGCTGGCTTCGGCCGCCCTGGTGACGACCGACATCGCCGCCACGCTGACCTGGTTTCTCTGTATCTATACGTGGTGGCGCTATTGGCAACGACCGGGCTGGGGGCGCTGGCTGATGGCGGGCGTGGCCCTGGGGCTGGCGCTGGCGGCCAAGCTGACCGGCGTGCTGCTGCTGCCGATCACGCTCATCCTGGCCTTGCTCTATCAGGTTAGGGTCGGCCGCTGGTGGCACAACCTGGGCATCTGGGCGGGAATGTTGCCTGTGGCCGCCCTGATCCTGTGGGCGCTCTATAACTTCGACATGCGCGGCGTGTTGCCGATGCCCGCCTACCTGGAGGCGTGGCAACTGTTGCTGCTCGAGGTAGACGTCAGTCACGCCAATTTCTTTATGGGTCGCGTCTCGCCGGTTGGCTCGTGGCTCTATCTCCCGGCCACCTTGCTGCTAAAGAACCCCCTATTGCAACTGGCCCTTTTCCTGCTGATCCCGTTGGTGTTGTGGTGGGAACGACGCCGGTGGCGCACGCTTATCTTCCTGCTGCTGCCGGCCGTTTTTTTCCTGCTCGTGTCGGCCGCCAGCCGCGTGAACTATGGCTATCGCCACGCGCTGCCGGCCGTGCCGTTCCTGATGGTCCTCGGCGTGCTGGCGATCCCGCGGCTATGGATTCGCCCAATAGCGCGCGTCGCGCTGGTCGCGGGCCTGGGCCTGACGGCCCTTTCGGCCCTGGCCTACCATCCCGACCACCTGACCTATTTCAACGAACTGGTCGGCGGTCGTGGTTATCACTATCTCGGCGACTCGAACCTGGACTGGGGGCAGGATTTGAACCAACTGGCAGCGTATGCCGCGCGCTACCGTTCGGAGACAGGGCGGCCACTCCATTTCTCCTACACCGGCGTGGTCGACCGGGAGCACTATGGCCTGGCCGGGCTGTCGCTGACCGAGCAATTCAACCGGAATGAGAGCGCCTTCGCCCCGGCCAATCCACCCGCGGGGCGCTACGCCATCAATACCGGAGACTTGCAGGGCACCGGCTTGATCCTCGGCGAGCTACGCGAGAGCGATCTGTTCGACTGGTTCCGCCGGCAGCAACCGATGGAGACGCTGGGGGGATCGATCTTCATCTACGACGTGCCCAGGCAGGCGGACGGGACGTGGATGGCCCACTGCGCGCCCGATCGCTTGCTGAATAATGAACAGGCGGAACGGCTGATCGGTCGTGGGACATTGCGCCACGTGGAATTCGACTGCCGGACGAACTGGGTTTTCCCCGGCGGCGGGCCGGGATGGTACGTCTTGCCGCCGGAAGGCACGGAGTGGCTCGGCCGCCGGCTCGGCCCGGACAGCCCGCGCGAGGTCTACCGGCATCGGGCCAATGCCTATGGGCCGGACTACGTCATCGTCTATTGGCCGGGGACGCCGGAGGCGGCGCTGGGGGACAATCTCCAGCCATTTGCCGGGGAGGGCGGCGGCCCGGCAACCTTGCGGGGCTTCGGCGCGGCTGGGGCCGAATGGGTGACGTTCTGGGAAGTGATCGCGGCGACGACTGAGCCTCTCTCAGTCAAGGCCCACTTGCTGGCCGGTGACAGCCCCCCGCAGGTGGCCGATGGGCTGGGTTTCGCCGCCAACCAATGGCAACCGGGCGACTGGTTCATCCAGCGCCACGTCTTCCCCGCCCCCGGCACAACGCTGGAAACGGGCCTGTATAATTACGTGACGCTGCAAGCGGTCTCCGGGCCGATCCGGTTGGTTGAAGATTGAATGATTAGCCACGGATGGACACGGATTTAACGGATGACCACGGATTAAGTTCTCTCTATCCGTGTTCATCCGTCCCATCCGTGTCTATCCGTGACTAAATTATTCCTTCCGCAACCGTCATCCATCGTGGCGCTGGAAGCGGATCATCTGGCTGGGTTGGGCGGCCGAGCCGTCGAGCAGCGCGCGCATCTCCACTTCCACGTAGGGCGCGTGTTGTTTCGCCGCGCCGAATTCGCGGATCATGGCGTAGTCGCTGGGGATGATGCGCCCCTCGGCATGCAGGGCGTCGATGGCCGCGCGGTCGAACCAGGCCACCAGCCCTTCCTGTTGTTCGGCGGCCGTGCCGTCGCGCACGACCAGATCGCACACCAGCAGCAGGAAGTGGGCCCCATCATCGCCGCCCGTCCACGGGGCGACGCGCTCGCTGACCAGCGCCCGCAGGGCCACAAACTCCGTGCGCAGACCGGTCTCTTCCAACGCCTCGCGCACCACGGCCGCGGCCAGCGTCTCGCCGAAATCCCATTTGCCGCCGACCAGCGCCCACTGGCCGGTGTAGGGGCCGCCGGCGCGACGGATGAGCAGCAGTTGCTCGCCCGCTTCGGCCGCGCGGCGGATGAGGGCCACGGCGACCGGGATAGGCGCGGTCTGGCCGCGCCAGCGGCGCTCGGGCGGCAACGTGGGTAGGGAATCGAAGGGGGTCATAGCAATAGACCACGGACTACAGACTACAGACTACAGACTACAGACGGCGGAAAGAGTAGCGAGTAGCGGGTGGCAAGTAGCAAGTAGCAGGTGGCAAGTAGCAAGTAGTTGGGAACCCGCCACCCGCCACCCGCCACCCGCCACACTTTACGTTTTTCTTCTCCCGCGGTCGGCGGTCGTTCACGTTCTCTCGTTGAAGTATTCTAGCAGCAACGCATGAACGAAGGTATAGCCGCCGCCGACCTTGCGCAGCAGATTGCGCTCGGCGGCGTAATTGAGGAAGTCGGCCGGGTCGGCCGGCAGGTGGCCGCGGTCGTGGAGAAGGCGCACCAGACGGCGGTGCTGCCCATAGGCCAGCAAGCCAAAGGCCAGCCCGCAGCCCACCCCCAGATAGAGCGCCAGCCACAGCAGCCAGGCCGTGGCCGGGATGATCGCCTGTGGCCCGCCCACCGCCGCGCCGAGGGCCACGGCCACCGCCCCCAACCCGGCCATGAGCACAAACACCAGCCCCATGACCATGAACCCATTGCGGCGCGAGGCGGCCACACCCTGGCCGGGCGTCGTCCGCAGGCGCAATTCGCCGCGCAACAGAGCGTTTTCGATCATCAGCAGCACGCCCCCGGCGGCGGGCAACAGGGCTATCCAGGGTGTATTCGTCCAGCGGTCGAGCCAGGCGGCCAGCGCACCCAGCGCCAGCCCGCCCAGCCCCCCCAGGCCGAAACCCAGCGCCGCCCACGGCCATGACCAGCCCAACGACTCGACCGTCTCGATGCGGTCGTAGGGCAGCCGCCCGCGCAGCAGAAAACGGCCGGTGAGGGCCGGCACGGCGGCGGCCAACGCGCCGATGAGCAGCAGCCCGCCGGCCGCGCCCCACCGCCCGAACAGTAACAGGATGATCGCCGCCGGGAGCGCGGCCAACAGCAGGGCCACAAAGACGGCCAGCCGCGCCCGGCGGCCGAAGCGCGGCCGGTCATCGCCCGGCAACCACGCCGGCTGCATATCTTCCAGGAAGAAGGCCGGCTTGCCGGCCCGCGCCATTTGCCTGGCTAACCACGATAGCCAGGCGATGGTATCGCTGGGGGCATAGCTCATGTTCTTGCTGCGATAGCGGGCCATGCGCTCGACGTAGACGTCGAAGAGATGGGCGCGGCTGAGTGTGCCGTCGCCCAGGGCGGCGTCGCCCCGTTCCGGCGGGCGGTTGGCGGCCAGGGTCATGATCGACAGCATCAGCGGCGTCTGGGCCAGCTCGCGCAGCGTCCGGTCGGCGGCCAGCGCGGCGCGCAGGCCGTCCAGCCGCTTGCCGCGCCGGGCCAGGTAGGCGTCGATCTGCTCGGCCGTCAGCGGTTGCAGGATGATGGCCTTGTCCAGGTTCAGCCGGGTCGCCAGGGCCTGATAGTCGCGGTTGCGGGCCGTCACCAGCAGCGGGACGCCGGGGTGACGGGCGCGAAAGGCGTTGATGGCTTCGGCGCAGGCCGCGCGGTGGGCCGGATCGACTTCGTCTAGACCATCGAGCAGGGGAATGAAGCGGCCGTCGTCGATCCAGCGCCGGGCGAGTTTGGCCGGCACCTCGTAATTGTTGGCTAACTGTTCCACCAGCCACTCATCCAGCGGGCGGCCGTTGTGGTAGGCCGCCAGGCTGAAGACGGCGGGGATGGGCTGCGCCTCGTCGGCCTCGGCCCGGCCCATCAGGTGGCTGACCAGTTGCAGCAGCATGGTCGTCTTGCCCGCGCCCGGCTCGCCCAGCACCAGCAGCACACACCCGGCGGCGGCGTAGACGGCCTCGATGCGGGTGCCGACGGGCAGAAGCACGTCGTACTCCGGAGCCTGCTGCCAGCCGGGCACGCCGCTCTCGGCCAGCGCCGCCGGGCGATAGGCAAAGCCCAGATCGATGATCTCGCCGCCGTGGAGCGACTCCTCGAGTACGCCCACCAGCCAGACGGCGCGCACCCGGCGCAACATGACCGCGCGATTGTGACGTTCCTGGTCGTTCA is drawn from Candidatus Promineifilum breve and contains these coding sequences:
- a CDS encoding NUDIX hydrolase; the protein is MTPFDSLPTLPPERRWRGQTAPIPVAVALIRRAAEAGEQLLLIRRAGGPYTGQWALVGGKWDFGETLAAAVVREALEETGLRTEFVALRALVSERVAPWTGGDDGAHFLLLVCDLVVRDGTAAEQQEGLVAWFDRAAIDALHAEGRIIPSDYAMIREFGAAKQHAPYVEVEMRALLDGSAAQPSQMIRFQRHDG
- a CDS encoding ArnT family glycosyltransferase; the protein is MPQETRRLAYRFLAVAALLIFFALALDTAGRKAVTTDEPLHLTHSIAMLQTGLMSIPEMHTPLTYQLIGRLLATEPPLPDVTALDSWPTLNPFVISRELIWRDDVATDRIVWLGRFVVAGMGVLLGALMAAWTWTLSRGHLPTVAGLLSLYALAPNLLASAALVTTDIAATLTWFLCIYTWWRYWQRPGWGRWLMAGVALGLALAAKLTGVLLLPITLILALLYQVRVGRWWHNLGIWAGMLPVAALILWALYNFDMRGVLPMPAYLEAWQLLLLEVDVSHANFFMGRVSPVGSWLYLPATLLLKNPLLQLALFLLIPLVLWWERRRWRTLIFLLLPAVFFLLVSAASRVNYGYRHALPAVPFLMVLGVLAIPRLWIRPIARVALVAGLGLTALSALAYHPDHLTYFNELVGGRGYHYLGDSNLDWGQDLNQLAAYAARYRSETGRPLHFSYTGVVDREHYGLAGLSLTEQFNRNESAFAPANPPAGRYAINTGDLQGTGLILGELRESDLFDWFRRQQPMETLGGSIFIYDVPRQADGTWMAHCAPDRLLNNEQAERLIGRGTLRHVEFDCRTNWVFPGGGPGWYVLPPEGTEWLGRRLGPDSPREVYRHRANAYGPDYVIVYWPGTPEAALGDNLQPFAGEGGGPATLRGFGAAGAEWVTFWEVIAATTEPLSVKAHLLAGDSPPQVADGLGFAANQWQPGDWFIQRHVFPAPGTTLETGLYNYVTLQAVSGPIRLVED
- a CDS encoding NACHT domain-containing protein, with product MNDQERHNRAVMLRRVRAVWLVGVLEESLHGGEIIDLGFAYRPAALAESGVPGWQQAPEYDVLLPVGTRIEAVYAAAGCVLLVLGEPGAGKTTMLLQLVSHLMGRAEADEAQPIPAVFSLAAYHNGRPLDEWLVEQLANNYEVPAKLARRWIDDGRFIPLLDGLDEVDPAHRAACAEAINAFRARHPGVPLLVTARNRDYQALATRLNLDKAIILQPLTAEQIDAYLARRGKRLDGLRAALAADRTLRELAQTPLMLSIMTLAANRPPERGDAALGDGTLSRAHLFDVYVERMARYRSKNMSYAPSDTIAWLSWLARQMARAGKPAFFLEDMQPAWLPGDDRPRFGRRARLAVFVALLLAALPAAIILLLFGRWGAAGGLLLIGALAAAVPALTGRFLLRGRLPYDRIETVESLGWSWPWAALGFGLGGLGGLALGALAAWLDRWTNTPWIALLPAAGGVLLMIENALLRGELRLRTTPGQGVAASRRNGFMVMGLVFVLMAGLGAVAVALGAAVGGPQAIIPATAWLLWLALYLGVGCGLAFGLLAYGQHRRLVRLLHDRGHLPADPADFLNYAAERNLLRKVGGGYTFVHALLLEYFNERT